Genomic segment of Caldanaerobius polysaccharolyticus DSM 13641:
AATACCCAGGCCTCACAGTGATGTAGAAAAGATATTGCCTTCTGCAAGGTAGTGTGATAGTGGATGGAGGAATGGCTGGTAGAGCTGGTGACAAAGGCCGTAAAAGAGACGCTGGCTCAAAGAACTGGATTAAAGATACCTGTTGCTGTGTCAGCGCGCCATGTTCACCTTTCGAAGCAACATTTTGAAATGCTTTTTGGAGAAGGATACGAGCTTAAAAAGAAAAAGGAACTTATGGGTGGCCAGTTTGCGGCGGAGGAATGTGTAACCGTTGTAGGAAAGAAACTCAGCGCCATAGAAAACGTGAGGATTGTGGGGCCTTTGAGAAAGTTTACACAGGTAGAGGTATCCAGAACCGACGCTGTAAAGCTGGGCTTGGATCCACCTGTAAGGGAGTCAGGCAAAATAGAAGGTTCGGCACCTATAACGATAGTAGGGCCTAAAGGTGCGGTGTCTTTAAATGAGGGCTGCATTATTGCCAGCAGGCACATTCACATGTCATTGGAGGATGCCGAAAGGTTTGGGGTGTCTGATAACCAAAAGGTGTCAGTTAAGGTTTTTGGAGAAAGAGGTGGCATCCTCCACAATGTGCAGGTTAGGGTTGACAAGGCGTTTACCCTTGAGATGCACATTGATACCGATGAAGCTAATGCCTTAGGTATTACGAGCGGTTCCCTTGTGGAGATATTAAAATGATATTAGGAGATGAAGGCGTTGATAATTGCAAAAGTAGTGGGAACTGTTATTTCAACGCGCAAAAACAGCAACCTTGTAGGCAACAAGTTTTTGATCGTTGAACCGATAGATGAGATGAATTTTAAAAGTAAAAGCAGGATTGTGGCTGTGGACAACGTGGGAGCTGGTGTAGGCGAAATTGTACTGGTGGTTTTTGGGAGTGCAGCGAGAGTTGGTTGCAATGCGCAGAGCGCCCCAATAGATGCGGCGGTAGTAGGCATTGTGGACAACATAAAAGACGTGATAATAAATGAATGAGTATTGCTTGAGGTGATTTTATACCATGCTTTTAGAAGAGCTTAAAAGCATCGTATTCAACAATGGCATTGTAGGCGCTGGAGGAGCGGGCTTTCCTACCCATGAAAAGCTGGCCGGTGGCATAGAAGCCGTTATATTAAATGGCGCTGAGTGTGAACCGCTTCTCAGGGTAGATAGACAACTATTGGCACGGCATACTGATGACATTTTAAAGGCATTGCATTTGATAGTGGAGGCCTCAGGAGCTGAAAAGGGAATTGTGGCGTTAAAAGACACCTATACTGCCGCGATTTACGCTGTAAAAAAAGCGATAAAGAAATATCCTAAACTGGAGATTAAGATTTTACCAGATGTGTATCCAGCAGGGGATGAAGTGGTGCTGGTTTATGAAGCTACCGGTAGGATCGTTCCAGAAGGGTCTATACCTATCTCGGTGGGTGTGGTAGTGGTTAACGCAGAAACGGCTCTTAATGTATACAGAGCTGCTTACCTGAATTTACCTGTAACTGACAAATACGTGACAGTCACAGGGGCTGTTAAAAACCCTGTTACTTTTAAAGTACCTATAGGCACTACCGTAGGTGAACTTATAGAGCAGGCCGGAGGAGCTACAGAAACCGACTATAAGGTCATAATGGGTGGTCCCATGATGGGGAGTGTGGTTAGCGAAAATATACCAGTGACAAAAACCACCAAGGCTGTAATAGTGCTCCCCAGCGACCACCCAGTGGTTTTAAAAAAGCAGGCAAATATAAAGGTGAGCGTTAAGCGGGCAATGTCAGCCTGTTCTCAATGCCAGATGTGCACGGACTTGTGCCCAAGGCATCTGTTGAGCTATTCTATAAAGCCCCATAAGGTTATGAACGCTGTGGCCCACGGAATCACGGCTGATGTCGAGGCTTATACATCTACCATGTCGTGCTCGGAGTGCGGCCTTTGCGAGATGTATTCATGTCACCAAAGTTTAGCTCCTAGATCTATTATAAAAGAGGTTAAAGCTTTATTGAGGCAAAACGGCGTTAAAAATCTCCACAGAAAAAGACATCAGAGTGCTCATCCTTTCAGGCAAGACAGAATGGTGCCGATGGAAAGGCTTATCTCGCGCTTGGGGTTGGATAGGTACAACGTTGATGCACCGGTATTTGACGGTAAGTTTAAGCCATGGAAGGTATGCATCCCGCTAAGTCAGCATGTGGGAGTGCCTGCCGAGGCTGTGGTAAAAGCAGGAGATGTGGTTGAGAAAGGTGATTTGATCGCAAATGTCCCTGAAGGCAAACTGGGAGCCAAGGTACATGCCAGCATAGACGGAGTTGTAACAGCGGTAGACAAACGCGGCATCACCATAGAGTCGAGAGGTGAAGGGCAATGGATAAAGCAATCGGATTAGTAGAGTACAAATCTGTAGCCACGGGAATTACTGCCGCCGATCAGATGGTGAAAGTCGCCGATGTAGAGATAATAGAAGCGCAAACGGTGTGTCCAGGTAAGTATATTGTGATGATTTGCGGCAAGTTGAGCGCTGTAATTGCCGCCGTGGAAAAAGGTGAAAGGGAATTTTCTGAGGATGTAATAGACAGCTTTGTCCTCGGGAACCCTCATGAGGCCATATTTAAGGCTTTGAACGGCACATCGGAAATAAATGACGTTGAAGCACTGGGTATAATAGAGACATTTTCCGTTGCGTCTATCATTGTAGCCGCTGACGCCGCAGCTAAGGCGGCAAAAGTCAACCTTATAGAGATCAGGGTTGCCAGGGGGATGTGCGGCAAGTCTTACCTGTTGCTGACAGGGGAGCTGGCGGCAGTACAAGCGGCAATCGATGCAGGGTACAAAAAGGCCTCGGAAAGTGGGATGTTATTGAATAAAACTGTAATTCCAAACCCGGACAAGAAAATATGGGAAAAAATAATATAAAATAGTACTTAAAAAATAAAAAAACAAAAAAAATCAAAAATAAAGAAGGAATTTTAGAAATAATGTCGAATATATATAAACAAAGGCACAAGATAATAACATAGAAAATGATTTCTATTGGGGTGATGATGTGAAGAAAGTAACGATAAAGGAGGTGGCAGAGAGAGCAAATGTTTCCATAGCTACTGTATCAAGGGTGTTGAATAACAATTATCCTGTTAGCAAAGAATTGAAAACAAAAGTTTTAAAAGCTATAGAAGAACTAGATTTTCAACCTAATGGACTTGCCCGATGCTTAAAGAAAAATACTACTCATATGATTGGAGTGGTGGTACCAGATATTGCTAACCCTTTCTTTATGGATGTTGGAAAAGGCTTAGAAGGTGTAGTGAGTAAAAAAGGCTATGTGATTATTTTATGCAACACAGACGAAAATGTTGTGAAAGAATATAATTCATTGAAAACCCTTGTTGAAAAGAGGGTCGATGCTATTGTACTTTCTACTTGTAACAGCAATAACCAATATATAAATGATATCGTAAAAAAAGGTGTTCCTTTGCTTTTAGTCGATAGAAGAATAAAAGGAGTTAATACGGACGTAATTGTAAATGACAATTACGGCAGTTCTTATATGCTTACAAAGTATTTGATCCAAAATGGACATAAGGATATATGTATTGTTAATGGCTCGCTAAGCGTCAGTACTGGATATGAGAGGTTCTGTGGCTTTAAGGCTGCTATGGAGGAATTTGGTATACCTATAAAGGATGAGTTTGTTTTAAACGGAAATTTTAAAGCGAAGATTGCTTACAGA
This window contains:
- the pduL gene encoding phosphate propanoyltransferase, coding for MEEWLVELVTKAVKETLAQRTGLKIPVAVSARHVHLSKQHFEMLFGEGYELKKKKELMGGQFAAEECVTVVGKKLSAIENVRIVGPLRKFTQVEVSRTDAVKLGLDPPVRESGKIEGSAPITIVGPKGAVSLNEGCIIASRHIHMSLEDAERFGVSDNQKVSVKVFGERGGILHNVQVRVDKAFTLEMHIDTDEANALGITSGSLVEILK
- a CDS encoding EutN/CcmL family microcompartment protein translates to MKALIIAKVVGTVISTRKNSNLVGNKFLIVEPIDEMNFKSKSRIVAVDNVGAGVGEIVLVVFGSAARVGCNAQSAPIDAAVVGIVDNIKDVIINE
- a CDS encoding SLBB domain-containing protein, with protein sequence MLLEELKSIVFNNGIVGAGGAGFPTHEKLAGGIEAVILNGAECEPLLRVDRQLLARHTDDILKALHLIVEASGAEKGIVALKDTYTAAIYAVKKAIKKYPKLEIKILPDVYPAGDEVVLVYEATGRIVPEGSIPISVGVVVVNAETALNVYRAAYLNLPVTDKYVTVTGAVKNPVTFKVPIGTTVGELIEQAGGATETDYKVIMGGPMMGSVVSENIPVTKTTKAVIVLPSDHPVVLKKQANIKVSVKRAMSACSQCQMCTDLCPRHLLSYSIKPHKVMNAVAHGITADVEAYTSTMSCSECGLCEMYSCHQSLAPRSIIKEVKALLRQNGVKNLHRKRHQSAHPFRQDRMVPMERLISRLGLDRYNVDAPVFDGKFKPWKVCIPLSQHVGVPAEAVVKAGDVVEKGDLIANVPEGKLGAKVHASIDGVVTAVDKRGITIESRGEGQWIKQSD
- a CDS encoding BMC domain-containing protein — encoded protein: MDKAIGLVEYKSVATGITAADQMVKVADVEIIEAQTVCPGKYIVMICGKLSAVIAAVEKGEREFSEDVIDSFVLGNPHEAIFKALNGTSEINDVEALGIIETFSVASIIVAADAAAKAAKVNLIEIRVARGMCGKSYLLLTGELAAVQAAIDAGYKKASESGMLLNKTVIPNPDKKIWEKII
- a CDS encoding LacI family DNA-binding transcriptional regulator, which translates into the protein MKKVTIKEVAERANVSIATVSRVLNNNYPVSKELKTKVLKAIEELDFQPNGLARCLKKNTTHMIGVVVPDIANPFFMDVGKGLEGVVSKKGYVIILCNTDENVVKEYNSLKTLVEKRVDAIVLSTCNSNNQYINDIVKKGVPLLLVDRRIKGVNTDVIVNDNYGSSYMLTKYLIQNGHKDICIVNGSLSVSTGYERFCGFKAAMEEFGIPIKDEFVLNGNFKAKIAYREIKKLLKSNKRPTAIVAANNLMAEGIMEALQEENLAVPDDISLVCFEKIRNQRLVKPKLTYINQNGFLMGEKAGEIVLEILENKSKDKTRKIKEVILVSDLIVKESVKCLK